The Pecten maximus chromosome 12, xPecMax1.1, whole genome shotgun sequence genome includes a region encoding these proteins:
- the LOC117339505 gene encoding probable ATP-dependent RNA helicase DDX41, which yields MSSQSRRRKISEKQSEESSDDENYVPYIPIKQRKKAQLQHVELRIGRAAALIKEEEEAMKQSTSEGSEASDREDGNTSEEEEEEENQEAGERSHISLLDQHSELKKKAEAKKETAREKLLKEEERILESVAEKTALMGVAELAKGIQYQEAIKTGWQPPRCIRELSKARHERLRKKMHILVEGEDLPPPIANFKEMKFPKAVINGLKKKGITKPTPIQIQGIPTVLLGRDMIGIAFTGSGKTLVFTLPIIMFSLEQEKRLPFIKGEGPYGLIICPSRELARQTHEIIQYYSQCLADEGFPLLRCGLCIGGVSVKEQLEVIKAGVHILVATTGRLMDMLNKKMITLDVCRYLAMDEADRMIDMGFEEDVRTIFSYFKSQRQTLLFSATMPKKIQNFARSALVKPVTVNVGRAGAASLDVIQEVEYVKQEAKMMYLLECLQKTAPPVLIFAEKKQDVDAIHEYLLLKGVEAVAVHGGKDQEERTRSIDQFKHFKKDVLVATDVASKGLDFPDIQHVVNYDMPEDIENYVHRIGRTGRCGKTGIATTFINKTVEESILLDLKHLLIEAKQNCPPFLAGMTSESEKYLDIGGEVGCSYCGGLGHRISDCPKLEALQTKQAQNIGRRDYLANNSADW from the exons CTGCAGCATGTTGAGCTACGAATTGGACGAGCTGCCGCCCTAATCAAGGAGGAAGAGGAGGCGATGAAACAAAGCACTTCTGAAGGGTCAGAGGCCTCAGACAGGGAAGATGGAAATACCAGtgaggaggaagaggaggaggaaAATCAGGAAGCAGGGGAAAGGTCACACATCAGTCTACTGGATCAACATAGTGAACTGAAAAAGAAAGCAGAAG CTAAGAAAGAAACAGCTCGAGAAAAACTACTCAAAGAGGAAGAAAGAATTTTGGAAAGTGTTGCTGAAAAAACAG CTTTGATGGGTGTGGCCGAGTTAGCTAAAGGTATACAGTACCAGGAAGCCATCAAGACAGG GTGGCAGCCACCCCGTTGCATCCGAGAATTGAGCAAAGCACGACACGAGCGTCTGCGTAAGAAGATGCACATTCTAGTGGAGGGAGAAGACCTTCCCCCACCTATAGCCAACTTTAAGGAAATGAAGTTCCCCAAGGCAGTTATTAATGGGCTGAAGAAGAAAGGCATCACAAAGCCAACACCCATACAGATTCAAGGGATACCTACTGT GTTGTTGGGCCGAGACATGATCGGTATAGCGTTCACAGGATCTGGGAAGACACTTGTGTTTACTCTGCCAATTATCATGTTTTCTCTGGAGCAGGAGAAACGCTTACCCTTCATCAAAGGAGAGGGGCCCTATGGTCTCATCATATGTCcctca AGAGAGCTGGCACGACAAACACATGAGATAATTCAGTACTACAGTCAGTGCCTGGCAGATGAGGGCTTCCCCCTGCTTAGATGTGGTTTATGTATTGGAGGTGTGTCCGTCAAGGAGCAGCTGGAGGTCATCAAGGC GGGGGTACACATTCTTGTTGCCACGACAGGCCGACTGATGGACATGCTTAACAAGAAAATGATTACTCTGGATGTCTGTCGATATCTGGCCATGGACGAAGCTGATCGGATGATAGACATGGGGTTTGAGGAGGATGTGAGGACCATCTTTTCCTACTTCAAG AGCCAAAGGCAGACTTTACTGTTTTCAGCCACCATGCCTAAGAAGATCCAGAACTTTGCTCGCAGTGCGCTGGTCAAACCTGTGACTGTTAATGTGGGACGAGCAGGTGCCGCTAGTTTAGATGTCATTCAGGAAGTGGAATATGTCAAACAGGAGGCCAAAATGATGTACCTTCTGGAATGTTTACAGAAAACAGCCCCACCT GTGCTGATATTTGCGGAGAAGAAACAAGATGTAGATGCAATCCACGAATATCTTCTGTTGAAAGGTGTGGAGGCTGTCGCAGTTCATGGTGGCAAAG ACCAAGAAGAAAGAACACGCTCCATTGACCAATTCAAACATTTCAAGAAGGATGTATTGGTAGCGACAGATGTGGCCTCCAAAGGTCTCGACTTTCCCGACATCCAACATGTTGTCAACTACGACATGCCAGAGGACATTGAAAACTACGTCCATAGAATTGGACGTACTGGGCGTTGTGGTAAAACTGGCATCGCGACCACCTTCATCAACAAGACAGTGGAGGAGAGTATTCTATTGGATTTGAAGCATCTGTTGATTGAGGCCAAGCAAAACTGTCCACCATTCTTGGCTGGCATGACATCAGAGAGTGAGAAATACTTGGACATTGGAGGAGAAGTTGGATGTTCTTATTGTGGCGGTCTCGGACATCGTATCTCAGATTGTCCCAAACTGGAGGCACTCCAAACCAAACAGGCACAGAACATTGGTCGCAGAGACTACCTCGCAAATAACAGTGCAGACTGGTAG
- the LOC117339696 gene encoding U4/U6.U5 small nuclear ribonucleoprotein 27 kDa protein-like, with translation MPRSRSRSPRRERRHSRERRRRHKSRSRSRSPRRRSRDRYRSRSPSNRHRERKSRDASDRQKAPEHDQYHVKPPVADYPSDHEVFEIEDDDDDEVVEEPEEVKSEAAMMKAMGFVSFDTTKGKKVAGNDIYVANTARKRRYRQYMNRRGGFNRPLDFIA, from the exons ATGCCAAGAAGCAGATCTCGGTCCCCTAGGAGAG AAAGAAGACATTCAAGAGAAAGGAGGC GTCGTCacaaaagtaggtcaaggtccaGATCACCAAGACGCAGGTCAAGAGATCGATACAGGTCAAGATCACCTAGTAACAGGCACAG GGAAAGAAAAAGCAGGGATGCATCGGACAGACAAAAGGCTCCAGAACATGATCAGTATCATGTAAAACCGCCAG TTGCTGATTATCCTTCCGATCACGAAGTTTTTGAGATAGaagacgatgatgatgatgaagttgTGGAAGAACCAGAAGAAGTGAAGTCCGAGGCGGCCATGATGAAAGCGATGGGTTTTGTTTCATTTGATACCACAAAG GGTAAAAAGGTTGCAGGAAATGATATATACGTAGCAAACACAGCAAGAAAACGGCGATACAG GCAATACATGAACAGAAGAGGAGGATTCAACAGACCTCTGGATTTTATTGCATGA